From Cryptomeria japonica unplaced genomic scaffold, Sugi_1.0 HiC_scaffold_665, whole genome shotgun sequence, the proteins below share one genomic window:
- the LOC131855956 gene encoding laccase-4-like isoform X2: MLQREHTFITPHLLHGVRQIRTAWADGAGYITQCPIQAGVKYTYKFRIIAQEGTLWWHAHVSWLRATVHGAIVIYPKKGSSYPFPQPYSEFPIVLGEWWNKDPEAVERLLIQTGSAPNISDAFLINGQPGDLYSCSKSGTTKISVQ, encoded by the exons ATGCTTCAGCGAGAGCACACGTTCATCACTCCACATTTGTT GCATGGAGTGAGACAGATTCGCACAGCATGGGCTGATGGAGCAGGGTATATAACTCAATGCCCGATTCAAGCAGGAGTAAAATATACGTACAAATTCAGGATTATTGCACAGGAAGGAACCTTGTGGTGGCATGCCCATGTCTCGTGGCTGCGTGCAACAGTTCACGGAGCAATAGTTATCTATCCAAAGAAAGGAAGCTCTTATCCGTTTCCTCAACCCTATTCAGAGTTTCCCATCGTGTTAG GAGAATGGTGGAACAAAGATCCTGAAGCGGTCGAAAGGCTATTAATTCAAACAGGAAGTGCACCTAATATATCCGATGCCTTTCTCATCAATGGTCAGCCAGGAGATCTCTATTCTTGCTCCAAATCAG GAACAACTAAAATCTCTGTACAATGA
- the LOC131855956 gene encoding laccase-3-like isoform X1 produces MSLCSGYFSMVSSVVLLTFLALFDASARAHVHHSTFVIESTPITRLCQTHSRVIVNGEFPGPTLYVHNGDSVRVKTINKSNYNATIHWHGVRQIRTAWADGAGYITQCPIQAGVKYTYKFRIIAQEGTLWWHAHVSWLRATVHGAIVIYPKKGSSYPFPQPYSEFPIVLGEWWNKDPEAVERLLIQTGSAPNISDAFLINGQPGDLYSCSKSGTTKISVQ; encoded by the exons ATGTCGTTATGTTCAGGGTATTTTTCGATGGTCTCCTCAGTTGTGCTCCTTACATTCCTTGCCTTGTTCGATGCTTCAGCGAGAGCACACGTTCATCACTCCACATTTGTT ATTGAATCAACACCTATTACTAGGCTATGTCAGACGCATAGCAGAGTCATAGTGAATGGAGAGTTCCCTGGTCCTACTCTGTATGTACACAATGGCGACAGTGTTAGAGTTAAAACGATCAACAAATCCAATTACAATGCCACCATCCACTG GCATGGAGTGAGACAGATTCGCACAGCATGGGCTGATGGAGCAGGGTATATAACTCAATGCCCGATTCAAGCAGGAGTAAAATATACGTACAAATTCAGGATTATTGCACAGGAAGGAACCTTGTGGTGGCATGCCCATGTCTCGTGGCTGCGTGCAACAGTTCACGGAGCAATAGTTATCTATCCAAAGAAAGGAAGCTCTTATCCGTTTCCTCAACCCTATTCAGAGTTTCCCATCGTGTTAG GAGAATGGTGGAACAAAGATCCTGAAGCGGTCGAAAGGCTATTAATTCAAACAGGAAGTGCACCTAATATATCCGATGCCTTTCTCATCAATGGTCAGCCAGGAGATCTCTATTCTTGCTCCAAATCAG GAACAACTAAAATCTCTGTACAATGA